Proteins encoded together in one Micromonospora auratinigra window:
- a CDS encoding DUF308 domain-containing protein, producing MSAGGPRRGRRDNGLDAAEYAVAGDVDPRVGEHLLDVLAAGGIAAYLQPSADLNPVTRTTTVPSRPVDRLYVDRSHLTTARDYLTQLADENDPEPPRDDEPDIEAEWAKIVAGFHLTPDAGTHPWPAAEDVDDPTDPVDPTAGPTGGGGGRAEEPAGPTATDVRRLPYAADVSGVSVSPGRPDEPSLLDGLDTFGAGLPDEEEHYTPPPPPPLPRFSKYAVVGVLCIVLGFLLFLSPTLLSTVDPSVVTLFGFTGILAGFVMLIWRLRPGDSDDDDPDDGAVV from the coding sequence GTGTCAGCGGGTGGCCCCCGTCGGGGACGACGGGACAACGGGCTCGACGCGGCCGAGTACGCGGTCGCGGGCGACGTCGATCCGCGCGTCGGTGAGCATCTGCTCGACGTGCTGGCCGCGGGCGGCATCGCCGCCTACCTCCAGCCCTCCGCCGACCTGAACCCGGTGACCCGCACCACCACCGTGCCGTCGCGCCCGGTCGACCGGCTCTACGTCGACCGGTCGCACCTGACCACCGCCCGCGACTACCTCACCCAACTGGCCGACGAGAACGACCCCGAGCCGCCCCGGGACGACGAGCCGGACATCGAGGCCGAGTGGGCGAAGATCGTCGCCGGCTTCCACCTGACCCCGGACGCCGGGACCCACCCGTGGCCCGCCGCCGAGGACGTCGACGACCCGACCGACCCGGTCGACCCAACGGCCGGCCCCACCGGCGGCGGGGGTGGCCGCGCGGAGGAGCCCGCCGGCCCGACCGCCACCGACGTGCGCCGGCTGCCGTACGCGGCGGACGTCTCGGGGGTCTCGGTGAGCCCGGGCCGACCGGACGAGCCGTCCCTGCTGGACGGCCTGGACACCTTCGGCGCCGGCCTGCCCGACGAGGAGGAGCACTACACCCCGCCGCCTCCACCGCCGCTGCCGCGCTTCTCCAAGTACGCGGTGGTCGGCGTGCTCTGCATCGTGCTCGGCTTCCTGCTCTTCCTCTCCCCCACGCTGCTGTCGACCGTCGACCCGTCGGTGGTGACGCTCTTCGGCTTCACCGGCATCCTCGCCGGCTTCGTGATGCTGATCTGGCGGCTGCGCCCGGGCGACTCCGACGACGACGACCCGGACGACGGCGCGGTCGTCTGA
- a CDS encoding alpha,alpha-trehalose-phosphate synthase (UDP-forming) → MRQSPLVVVANRLPIDDSVAPDGACEWRRSPGGLVSALHPLLRHTPATWVGWAGGTGPAPHLPDVDGVRMHTVPLSADDFRDHYEGFANATLWPLYHDAVEQPEYHRRWWDAYQRVNQRFAEAAAEVAEPDGLVWVQDYHLQLVPGLLRRLRPDLRIGFFLHVPFPPPELFMQLPRRAELLRGMLGADVIGFQRAQAAHNFAQLVAKVLELPATDRQVTVDDRVVRVGAFPVSIDAAEMAALAARPEVADRARRLRQDLGEPEKVILSVDRMDYTKGIEQRLKAYRELLASGDVKVRDTVLIQVAVPSRQRVAQYQILRDRVEHQVGRINGEFGRVGEPAIHYFTQPFDRAELTALYRVADVMAVTPLRDGMNLVAKEYVAARVDDAGALLLSEFAGAAAELEQAYLVNPHDLEGLKRELLAALRATPEDVTTRMRAMREQVRRHDIHAWARSYLTVLDTGGALRDRLVPAD, encoded by the coding sequence ATGCGACAGAGTCCCCTCGTGGTGGTGGCCAACCGCCTCCCCATCGACGACAGTGTGGCCCCGGACGGGGCCTGCGAATGGCGCCGCAGCCCCGGCGGCCTGGTGAGCGCCCTGCACCCGCTGCTCCGGCACACCCCGGCCACCTGGGTCGGCTGGGCCGGTGGCACCGGGCCCGCCCCGCACCTGCCCGACGTGGACGGCGTGCGGATGCACACCGTCCCGCTGAGCGCCGACGACTTCCGTGACCACTACGAGGGCTTCGCCAACGCGACCCTCTGGCCGCTCTACCACGACGCGGTCGAACAGCCCGAGTACCACCGGCGCTGGTGGGACGCGTACCAGCGGGTCAACCAGCGGTTCGCCGAGGCCGCCGCCGAGGTGGCCGAGCCGGACGGCCTGGTCTGGGTGCAGGACTACCACCTGCAGCTGGTGCCGGGGCTGCTCCGCCGGCTCCGCCCGGACCTGCGGATCGGCTTCTTCCTGCACGTGCCGTTCCCGCCGCCGGAGCTGTTCATGCAGCTACCCCGCCGCGCCGAGCTGCTGCGCGGGATGCTCGGCGCCGACGTGATCGGCTTCCAGCGGGCCCAGGCCGCGCACAACTTCGCCCAACTGGTGGCGAAGGTGCTGGAGCTGCCCGCCACCGACCGGCAGGTCACCGTCGACGACCGGGTGGTCCGGGTGGGCGCCTTCCCGGTCTCCATCGACGCCGCCGAGATGGCCGCGCTGGCCGCCCGCCCCGAGGTCGCCGACCGGGCCCGGCGGCTGCGCCAGGATCTCGGCGAGCCCGAGAAGGTCATCCTCAGCGTCGACCGGATGGACTACACCAAGGGCATCGAGCAGCGGCTCAAGGCGTACCGCGAGCTGCTGGCCAGCGGGGACGTCAAGGTCCGCGACACGGTGCTGATCCAGGTGGCGGTGCCCAGCCGGCAGCGGGTCGCGCAGTACCAGATCCTCCGGGACCGGGTGGAGCACCAGGTGGGCCGGATCAACGGCGAGTTCGGTCGGGTGGGCGAGCCGGCCATCCACTACTTCACCCAGCCCTTCGACCGCGCCGAGCTGACCGCGCTCTACCGGGTCGCCGACGTGATGGCGGTGACCCCGCTGCGGGACGGGATGAACCTGGTCGCCAAGGAGTACGTGGCCGCCCGGGTGGACGACGCCGGGGCGCTGCTGCTCAGCGAGTTCGCCGGGGCGGCCGCCGAGCTGGAGCAGGCGTACCTGGTCAACCCGCACGATCTGGAGGGGCTCAAGCGGGAGCTGCTGGCCGCGCTGCGGGCCACCCCGGAGGACGTCACCACCCGGATGCGGGCGATGCGCGAGCAGGTGCGCCGGCACGACATCCACGCCTGGGCCCGCTCGTACCTCACCGTGCTGGACACCGGCGGCGCGCTGCGCGACCGGCTGGTCCCGGCCGACTGA
- a CDS encoding alpha/beta hydrolase, with protein MTAERVRVVRAWEWARPERPARREVLSAEPELEQAKPPLLFVPGFGHGAWAFAEHWLEHAAARGFPAYALSLRGHGGSEPAPDATLRSYTHDVVQVAASLPRQAVLVGHGAGARVVAHALARYPARAAVLVAPVLGGWATFGTALRRNPVGTLPAVLGAGLRLNRRQLFSRELPDSEARRYLSRLGRASRRAQWQLLTGREPEPAVGRPPVLVLGSPDDRVVPPATLNRAARRYASAPLLFPGMGHDLMLDARWREPIDAILDWLEKDPAPAPG; from the coding sequence GTGACTGCCGAACGGGTCCGGGTCGTCCGGGCGTGGGAGTGGGCCCGCCCGGAGCGGCCGGCCCGCCGCGAGGTGCTCTCCGCCGAGCCCGAGCTGGAGCAGGCGAAGCCGCCGCTGCTCTTCGTGCCCGGCTTCGGCCACGGGGCGTGGGCGTTCGCCGAGCACTGGCTGGAGCACGCCGCCGCGCGCGGTTTCCCGGCGTACGCGCTGAGCCTGCGCGGGCACGGTGGCAGCGAGCCGGCGCCGGACGCGACGCTGCGCTCGTACACCCATGACGTGGTCCAGGTGGCGGCGAGCCTGCCCCGGCAGGCGGTGCTGGTGGGGCACGGCGCCGGCGCCCGGGTGGTGGCGCACGCGCTGGCCCGCTACCCGGCCCGGGCGGCGGTGCTGGTGGCGCCGGTGCTCGGCGGCTGGGCGACGTTCGGCACCGCGCTGCGCCGCAACCCGGTCGGCACGCTGCCGGCCGTCCTCGGCGCCGGGCTGCGGCTCAACCGCCGGCAGTTGTTCAGCCGGGAGCTGCCCGACTCCGAGGCCCGCCGGTACCTGTCCCGGCTCGGCCGGGCCAGCCGCCGGGCGCAGTGGCAGCTGCTCACCGGGCGGGAGCCGGAGCCGGCGGTGGGGCGTCCCCCGGTGCTGGTGCTGGGCAGCCCGGACGACCGGGTGGTGCCGCCGGCCACGCTGAACCGGGCCGCCCGCCGGTACGCCTCGGCCCCGCTGCTCTTCCCCGGGATGGGGCACGACCTGATGCTCGACGCCCGCTGGCGGGAGCCGATCGACGCGATCCTCGACTGGCTGGAGAAGGACCCGGCGCCGGCGCCCGGCTGA
- a CDS encoding flavin-containing monooxygenase yields MSSSTDLGHPDPDLTVTLTRDGRPVSDRGDTVCVIGAGASGLTAVKNLREHGFGVDCYERETGVGGAWNWRHDRSPVYASTHLISSRPFTQFPDFPMPDDWPDYPHHAQLLSYFERYADHFDLRQHIWFGTEVVRVEPVAGDRWDVTTRSTGGYGPERTSRYAAVVLANGHNWSPKLPRYEGLEQFRGEVMHASSYKDPAQLRGKRVLVVGAGNTGCDIAVEAAQQASRCWHSTRRGYWYAPKYVFGRPADQVNDTLLALRVPLRVRQWLYHWTLRLTVGDLTRFGLPRPDHRVYETHPIANSQLVYYVGHGEVTPVPDVARFHDRAVELTDGRQIDPDLVVFATGYLPRFEFVEGGVLGDEENSGRPRLWLNAFAAGHPTLAVVGLVQPDSGIFTISHWQSVLFARLLTLRTGRPERAAAFDRRVAAGLGERYSGRVKESTRHWFEVGHADYLRALQRALYELEGK; encoded by the coding sequence GTGTCCTCCTCCACCGACCTCGGTCACCCCGACCCGGACCTGACCGTCACCCTGACCCGGGACGGCCGCCCCGTCTCCGACCGGGGTGACACCGTCTGCGTCATCGGGGCTGGCGCCAGCGGCCTCACCGCGGTGAAGAACCTGCGCGAACACGGCTTCGGCGTCGACTGCTACGAGCGGGAGACCGGCGTCGGCGGGGCCTGGAACTGGCGGCACGACCGCAGCCCGGTCTACGCCAGCACCCACCTCATCTCGTCCCGCCCGTTCACCCAGTTCCCCGACTTCCCGATGCCGGACGACTGGCCGGACTACCCGCACCACGCCCAGCTGCTGTCCTACTTCGAGCGCTACGCCGACCACTTCGACCTGCGCCAGCACATCTGGTTCGGCACCGAGGTGGTCCGGGTCGAGCCGGTCGCGGGCGACCGCTGGGACGTGACCACCCGCAGCACCGGCGGGTACGGCCCGGAACGCACCTCGCGGTACGCCGCGGTGGTGCTGGCCAACGGGCACAACTGGTCACCGAAGCTGCCCCGGTACGAAGGGCTGGAGCAGTTCCGCGGCGAGGTCATGCACGCCTCGTCCTACAAGGACCCGGCGCAGCTGCGCGGCAAGCGGGTGCTGGTGGTCGGGGCCGGCAACACCGGCTGCGACATCGCGGTCGAGGCGGCGCAGCAGGCGTCCCGCTGCTGGCACTCCACCCGCCGCGGCTACTGGTACGCCCCGAAGTACGTCTTCGGCCGCCCGGCCGACCAGGTCAACGACACCCTGCTCGCGCTGCGGGTGCCGCTGCGGGTGCGGCAGTGGCTCTACCACTGGACGCTGCGGCTGACCGTCGGCGACCTGACCCGCTTCGGCCTGCCCAGGCCCGACCACCGGGTGTACGAGACGCACCCGATCGCCAACAGCCAGCTGGTCTACTACGTCGGCCACGGCGAGGTCACCCCGGTGCCCGACGTGGCCCGCTTCCACGACCGCGCGGTGGAGCTGACCGACGGCCGGCAGATCGACCCCGACCTGGTCGTCTTCGCCACCGGCTACCTGCCCCGGTTCGAGTTCGTCGAGGGCGGGGTGCTGGGCGACGAGGAGAACTCGGGTCGCCCCCGGCTCTGGCTCAACGCGTTCGCCGCCGGCCACCCCACGCTGGCCGTGGTGGGCCTGGTGCAGCCGGACTCCGGCATCTTCACCATCTCGCACTGGCAGAGCGTGCTCTTCGCCCGGCTGCTCACGCTGCGCACCGGCCGGCCGGAGCGGGCCGCCGCGTTCGACCGCCGGGTGGCCGCCGGGCTCGGCGAGCGGTACTCGGGTCGGGTCAAGGAGAGCACCCGGCACTGGTTCGAGGTCGGCCACGCCGACTACCTGCGCGCGCTCCAACGCGCCCTGTACGAACTGGAGGGCAAGTGA
- a CDS encoding endonuclease/exonuclease/phosphatase family protein translates to MPGGVPLRVVSYNIHSQRDDTAALAEVVRAAEPDVVIVQEGPRRFRWRQKTATLAESFGLVVAAGGLPSLGNLLLTSLRVRVLGTRCERYPLTPGRHLRGAAYAECLVGGSRFLLAGSHLSTDPAERPAQAAAFKRELAAATLPVVAGADLNEGPDGPAWRTVAEGLTDAAVAMDRADRHTYSCAQPRRRIDALFVDPRVEVVDYDVVDTPRTRQASDHFPILVDLLLPAAD, encoded by the coding sequence GTGCCGGGCGGCGTGCCCCTGCGGGTGGTGTCGTACAACATCCACAGCCAGCGGGACGACACGGCCGCGCTGGCCGAGGTGGTCCGCGCGGCCGAGCCGGACGTGGTGATCGTCCAGGAAGGGCCGCGCCGGTTCCGGTGGCGGCAGAAGACCGCCACGCTGGCCGAGTCGTTCGGGCTGGTGGTGGCGGCCGGCGGCCTGCCCTCGCTGGGCAACCTGCTGCTGACCAGCCTGCGGGTGCGGGTGCTCGGCACCCGGTGCGAGCGCTACCCGCTGACCCCGGGACGGCACCTGCGCGGGGCCGCGTACGCCGAGTGCCTGGTGGGTGGGAGCCGGTTCCTGCTCGCCGGCTCCCACCTCTCCACCGACCCGGCCGAGCGGCCGGCGCAGGCGGCGGCGTTCAAGCGGGAACTGGCCGCGGCGACGCTGCCGGTGGTCGCCGGGGCCGACCTCAACGAGGGACCGGACGGGCCGGCGTGGCGGACCGTCGCCGAGGGACTGACCGACGCGGCGGTGGCGATGGACCGGGCCGACCGGCACACCTACTCCTGCGCCCAGCCGCGCCGGCGGATCGACGCCCTCTTCGTCGACCCGCGGGTCGAGGTGGTCGACTACGACGTGGTGGACACCCCGCGCACCCGGCAGGCCAGCGACCACTTCCCGATCCTGGTCGACCTGCTGCTGCCCGCCGCCGACTGA
- a CDS encoding ROK family glucokinase, which translates to MTLTIGVDVGGTKVAGGVVDDTGKVLVQTRRDTPADDVAKTRDVIIELVSELATGHQVEAVGIGAAGWIDASRSTVLFAPNLAWRDEPLREYVSNATGLPTIVENDGNVAAWAEFRYGAAREAEDSMVMFTIGTGVGGGIVLGGELVRGANGIAAELGHMLTVPDGHQCGCGRLGCIEQYASGSALVRFARAAARQEPHRATALLELAGGEAEAVTGPMVTAAAKGGDPVSTEAFAQVGRWLGTSLADMAQILDPQVLVVGGGVIDAGDLLLGPTRRSFNDALAQRSRLPVAEVRPAELGNTAGVIGAADLARRI; encoded by the coding sequence GTGACGCTGACCATCGGAGTCGACGTCGGTGGCACGAAGGTGGCCGGCGGTGTCGTGGACGACACCGGCAAGGTACTCGTGCAGACGCGACGGGACACCCCCGCCGACGACGTGGCCAAGACCCGTGACGTCATCATCGAGCTGGTCTCCGAGCTGGCCACCGGCCACCAGGTCGAGGCGGTCGGGATCGGGGCGGCCGGCTGGATCGACGCCTCCCGCTCCACCGTGCTCTTCGCCCCGAACCTCGCCTGGCGGGACGAACCGCTGCGCGAGTACGTCAGCAACGCCACCGGCCTGCCGACGATCGTCGAGAACGACGGCAACGTGGCGGCCTGGGCGGAGTTCCGCTACGGCGCGGCCCGCGAGGCCGAGGACTCGATGGTCATGTTCACCATCGGCACCGGCGTCGGCGGCGGCATCGTGCTCGGCGGCGAGCTGGTCCGCGGCGCCAACGGCATCGCGGCCGAGCTGGGGCACATGCTGACCGTGCCGGACGGCCACCAGTGCGGCTGCGGCCGGCTGGGCTGCATCGAGCAGTACGCCAGCGGCAGCGCCCTGGTCCGGTTCGCCCGTGCCGCGGCCCGCCAGGAGCCGCACCGGGCCACCGCCCTGCTGGAGCTGGCCGGGGGCGAGGCCGAGGCGGTCACCGGCCCGATGGTGACCGCCGCCGCCAAGGGCGGGGACCCCGTCTCGACCGAGGCGTTCGCCCAGGTGGGCCGCTGGCTCGGCACCAGCCTGGCGGACATGGCGCAGATCCTCGACCCGCAGGTGCTGGTGGTCGGCGGCGGCGTGATCGACGCCGGTGACCTGCTGCTCGGCCCGACCCGCCGGTCGTTCAACGACGCGCTCGCCCAACGCAGCCGGCTGCCCGTGGCCGAGGTGCGCCCGGCCGAGCTGGGCAACACCGCGGGCGTCATCGGCGCCGCCGACCTGGCCCGGCGGATCTGA
- a CDS encoding SRPBCC family protein, whose protein sequence is MADSSTQSIIIGASPDRVATVICDFPRYPEWAEAVRQAEVIEEYEDGYASQVRFTLDAGVMADEYVLAYEYAEDISRIEWHLVAPSKMQRSQRGSYDLVGNPDGTTTVTYTLEVELSVGMLGMFRRKAEKMIMDAALKQLKRRVEASGAAH, encoded by the coding sequence ATGGCGGACTCCTCCACCCAGTCGATCATCATCGGCGCGTCACCGGACCGGGTGGCGACGGTCATCTGCGACTTCCCCCGCTACCCCGAGTGGGCCGAGGCGGTACGGCAGGCGGAGGTGATCGAGGAGTACGAGGACGGCTACGCCAGCCAGGTCCGGTTCACCCTCGACGCCGGGGTGATGGCCGACGAGTACGTGCTGGCCTACGAGTACGCCGAGGACATCTCCCGGATCGAGTGGCACCTGGTGGCGCCCTCGAAGATGCAGAGGTCCCAGCGCGGGTCGTACGACCTGGTGGGGAACCCGGACGGGACCACCACGGTGACCTACACCCTGGAGGTGGAGCTCTCCGTGGGCATGCTCGGCATGTTTCGCCGCAAGGCCGAGAAAATGATCATGGATGCGGCGTTGAAGCAGCTCAAGCGCCGGGTAGAAGCATCCGGTGCGGCCCACTGA
- a CDS encoding AMP-dependent synthetase/ligase — MREFSVPPIVTVGDAANLTDPVWENAEAAPDTVQFVRRDAGTSTEVTCRQFRDEVVAVARGLVAAGIAPGDRVALMSRTRYEWTLFDYAIWAAGAVTVPIYETSSAEQAAWILADSGAVAVVVESTAHATLVAGVRDRLPELREVWQLELDAVGQLVTAGEAVDAADIEVRRTSLTADDVATIIYTSGTTGRPKGCVLTHRNMYADIANAVPVLPNLFREGASTLLFLPLAHAFARLIQIGVVQARATMAHCADTKNLVGELQDFKPTFVLSVPRVFEKVYNGARQKAEAEGKGKIFDRAEKVAIAYSEALETRDGPGLALRAQHTLFDKLVYRKLRAAMGGRCRDAISGGAPLGARLGHFFRGVGVTICEGYGLTETSPAAAANLPGHTRVGTVGRPLPGVTIRIEEDGEVLISGDIVFRRYWHNDTATAEALTPDGWFRTGDLGQLDEDGYLSITGRKKEIIVTAGGKNVAPAVLEDQVRAHPLVSQCLVVGDRQPFIAALVTVDEEALPKWLEAHGKPAGTPVAELRDDEALRAEIQGAVDLANQSVSKAEAIKVFRILPQDFTEATGELTPSLKVKRQVVHKTYAAEIADIYRR; from the coding sequence GTGCGCGAGTTCTCCGTCCCGCCGATCGTCACCGTCGGCGACGCGGCAAACCTCACCGACCCGGTCTGGGAGAACGCGGAGGCCGCCCCCGACACGGTGCAGTTCGTCCGGCGCGACGCCGGCACCTCGACCGAGGTGACCTGCCGGCAGTTCCGCGACGAGGTGGTCGCGGTGGCCCGTGGCCTGGTCGCGGCCGGCATCGCGCCCGGCGACCGGGTGGCGCTGATGAGCCGCACCCGCTACGAGTGGACCCTGTTCGACTACGCCATCTGGGCCGCCGGCGCGGTCACCGTGCCGATCTACGAGACCTCCAGCGCCGAGCAGGCCGCCTGGATCCTGGCCGACTCCGGCGCGGTCGCCGTCGTGGTGGAGAGCACCGCGCACGCCACCCTGGTCGCCGGGGTCCGCGACCGGCTGCCCGAGCTGCGCGAGGTCTGGCAGCTCGAACTCGACGCGGTGGGGCAGCTGGTCACCGCCGGCGAGGCGGTCGACGCGGCCGACATCGAGGTACGCCGTACCTCGCTGACCGCCGACGACGTCGCCACGATCATCTACACCAGCGGCACCACCGGCCGCCCCAAGGGCTGCGTGCTGACCCACCGCAACATGTACGCCGACATCGCCAACGCGGTGCCGGTGCTGCCGAACCTCTTCCGCGAGGGCGCGTCCACCCTGCTCTTCCTGCCGCTCGCGCACGCCTTCGCCCGGCTGATCCAGATCGGCGTGGTGCAGGCCCGGGCCACCATGGCGCACTGCGCCGACACCAAGAACCTGGTCGGCGAGCTGCAGGACTTCAAGCCGACCTTCGTGCTCTCCGTACCCCGGGTCTTCGAGAAGGTCTACAACGGCGCCCGGCAGAAGGCCGAGGCCGAGGGCAAGGGCAAGATCTTCGACCGGGCCGAGAAGGTCGCGATCGCGTACAGCGAGGCCCTGGAGACCCGGGACGGGCCGGGCCTGGCGCTGCGGGCCCAGCACACGCTCTTCGACAAGCTCGTCTACCGCAAGCTGCGGGCGGCGATGGGCGGCCGGTGCCGGGACGCGATCTCCGGTGGCGCCCCGCTCGGCGCCCGGCTCGGGCACTTCTTCCGCGGGGTCGGGGTGACCATCTGCGAGGGCTATGGCCTCACCGAGACCTCCCCGGCCGCCGCCGCGAACCTGCCCGGCCACACCCGGGTCGGCACGGTCGGCCGGCCGCTGCCCGGCGTCACCATCCGGATCGAGGAGGACGGCGAGGTCCTGATCTCCGGCGACATCGTCTTCCGCCGCTACTGGCACAACGACACGGCCACCGCCGAGGCGCTCACCCCGGACGGCTGGTTCCGCACCGGCGACCTCGGCCAGCTCGACGAGGACGGCTACCTCAGCATCACCGGCCGGAAGAAGGAGATCATCGTGACCGCCGGCGGCAAGAACGTCGCCCCGGCGGTGCTGGAGGACCAGGTCCGGGCGCATCCGCTGGTCAGCCAGTGCCTGGTGGTCGGCGACCGGCAGCCGTTCATCGCGGCCCTGGTCACCGTCGACGAGGAGGCGCTGCCCAAGTGGCTGGAGGCGCACGGCAAGCCGGCCGGCACCCCGGTCGCCGAGCTGCGCGACGACGAGGCGCTGCGGGCCGAGATCCAGGGCGCGGTGGACCTGGCCAACCAGTCGGTCTCCAAGGCCGAGGCGATCAAGGTGTTCCGGATCCTGCCGCAGGACTTCACCGAGGCCACCGGCGAGCTGACCCCGTCGTTGAAGGTCAAGCGGCAGGTCGTACACAAGACCTACGCGGCGGAGATCGCGGACATCTACCGACGCTGA
- a CDS encoding GAF domain-containing sensor histidine kinase — MSASTASQPQTRPIAAAARVVLLALVAALTLFATGELAPLWWIALLGIAGLPAVLAPQHRQLGLLSRFAEVVVLGLAASQIAAATHLTGVTGGLGASAVLPYLAVPVTVTALRRRYAEGVALLVVAAATLLLSAAFTEVDGGRQLGQLGYLAVCAQWLILAGLGIWTAVTFQRVVRVRGEGKPQPYAEATRLLTQLRTVARQLPGATLDPGGISEHLLEELRMVARTDRGAVLSASGGGRLVVLAQIGADRVDWETTLDADSAIADAWASQQPQTSSRSQARSRQSGQVSALIVPLVAGVRTVGLVVIEADAAHAYPAAVMSRVTALTGPAALRLEAALLFDEVRSLATNEERQRLAREIHDGVAQELVMVGYGIDNALAYVDEDPKETAEALRTLRQEVTRVITELRLSLFELRSEVDRHGGLAAAIAEYARTVGASGGLRVHLSLDESTARLPAATEAELLRIAQEAVTNARKHAGASNLWVTCEVDPPYAQIEVSDDGHGIGDQRPDGHYGLAIMAERAERIRGRLEISPRQPSGTTVAVVLGSSPRRDKVRGSAAAAEGE, encoded by the coding sequence GTGTCCGCCTCCACCGCCAGCCAGCCGCAGACCCGCCCCATCGCCGCCGCCGCGCGCGTGGTGCTCCTCGCGCTGGTCGCCGCCCTGACCCTGTTCGCCACCGGTGAGCTGGCCCCGCTCTGGTGGATCGCCCTGCTGGGCATCGCCGGGCTGCCCGCCGTGCTGGCCCCGCAACACCGCCAGCTCGGGCTGCTCAGCCGCTTCGCCGAGGTGGTCGTCCTCGGCCTGGCCGCCAGCCAGATCGCCGCCGCCACCCACCTGACCGGGGTGACCGGCGGGCTGGGCGCCTCGGCGGTGCTGCCGTACCTGGCCGTGCCCGTCACCGTGACGGCGTTGCGCCGCCGCTACGCCGAGGGGGTGGCGCTGCTCGTGGTGGCCGCGGCCACCCTGCTGCTCAGCGCGGCGTTCACCGAGGTCGACGGCGGGCGGCAGCTCGGCCAGCTCGGCTACCTGGCGGTCTGCGCGCAGTGGCTGATCCTCGCCGGGCTGGGCATCTGGACCGCCGTCACGTTCCAGCGGGTGGTGCGGGTCCGCGGCGAGGGCAAGCCCCAGCCGTACGCCGAGGCGACCCGGCTGCTGACCCAGCTGCGGACGGTGGCCCGCCAGCTCCCCGGCGCGACCCTCGACCCGGGCGGCATCTCCGAGCACCTGCTGGAGGAGCTGCGGATGGTCGCCCGCACCGACCGGGGCGCGGTGCTCTCCGCCTCCGGCGGCGGCCGGCTGGTGGTGCTGGCCCAGATCGGCGCGGACCGGGTGGACTGGGAGACCACGCTCGACGCGGACTCGGCCATCGCCGACGCGTGGGCCAGCCAGCAGCCGCAGACGTCGAGCCGCTCACAGGCCCGCTCCCGGCAGTCCGGGCAGGTGTCCGCCCTGATCGTGCCGCTGGTCGCCGGGGTCCGCACGGTCGGCCTGGTGGTGATCGAGGCGGACGCCGCGCACGCGTACCCGGCGGCGGTGATGTCCCGGGTGACCGCGCTGACCGGCCCGGCCGCGCTGCGCCTGGAGGCCGCGCTGCTCTTCGACGAGGTGCGCTCGCTGGCCACCAACGAGGAACGGCAGCGGCTGGCCCGGGAGATCCACGACGGGGTGGCCCAGGAGCTGGTGATGGTCGGCTACGGCATCGACAACGCCCTGGCGTACGTCGACGAGGACCCGAAGGAGACCGCCGAGGCGCTGCGCACCCTGCGCCAGGAGGTCACCCGGGTGATCACCGAGCTGCGGCTGAGCCTGTTCGAGCTGCGCAGCGAGGTGGACCGGCACGGTGGGCTGGCCGCCGCGATCGCCGAGTACGCGCGCACCGTCGGCGCGTCCGGCGGGCTGCGGGTGCACCTGTCGCTGGACGAGTCCACCGCCCGGCTGCCCGCCGCCACCGAGGCGGAGCTGTTGCGGATCGCCCAGGAGGCGGTCACCAACGCGCGCAAGCATGCCGGCGCGTCGAACCTGTGGGTAACGTGTGAGGTCGACCCGCCGTACGCCCAGATCGAAGTGTCGGATGACGGTCACGGCATCGGTGACCAGCGCCCGGACGGGCACTATGGTCTTGCGATCATGGCGGAGAGGGCGGAACGTATCCGGGGCCGGTTGGAGATCAGCCCGCGGCAGCCCAGCGGCACGACGGTGGCGGTGGTACTCGGCTCCTCGCCCCGGCGCGATAAGGTGCGCGGCAGCGCCGCAGCAGCAGAAGGGGAGTAA
- a CDS encoding response regulator transcription factor, whose protein sequence is MTTSPTPATRTKVLLVDDHDLIRKGLRHAFERDRQFEVVGEAATAAEGVRQAGALQPDVVIMDLRLPDGSGLEATRALRKSSATMGIVVLTMYAGDDQLFGALEAGASAFVPKTAPADEVVAAARHAASSPSAFTAADLAEAMKRRLAPSGPQLSPREGQVLRLLADGMSVAGIAKQLFVSESTAKTHISKLYEKLGAANRAQALMTALRLGLLEAPDAPKF, encoded by the coding sequence ATGACCACTAGTCCGACACCGGCCACCCGTACCAAGGTTCTCCTTGTCGACGATCACGACCTGATCCGCAAGGGTCTGCGGCACGCCTTCGAGCGGGACCGGCAGTTCGAGGTCGTGGGCGAGGCCGCCACGGCCGCCGAGGGCGTCCGCCAGGCCGGCGCGCTCCAGCCGGACGTGGTGATCATGGATCTGCGGCTGCCCGACGGCAGCGGCCTGGAGGCCACCCGCGCGCTGCGCAAGTCCAGCGCCACCATGGGCATCGTCGTGCTGACCATGTACGCCGGCGACGACCAGCTCTTCGGGGCCCTGGAGGCCGGCGCGAGCGCGTTCGTGCCGAAGACCGCCCCGGCCGACGAGGTGGTGGCCGCCGCCCGGCACGCCGCCTCCTCCCCCAGCGCGTTCACCGCCGCCGACCTGGCCGAGGCGATGAAGCGCCGGCTGGCCCCGTCCGGGCCGCAGCTCTCCCCCCGCGAGGGTCAGGTGCTGCGACTGCTCGCCGACGGCATGAGCGTCGCCGGCATCGCCAAGCAGCTCTTCGTCAGCGAGTCGACGGCCAAGACGCACATCTCGAAGCTCTACGAGAAGCTCGGCGCGGCCAACCGGGCCCAGGCGCTGATGACCGCGCTCCGTCTCGGTCTGCTGGAAGCACCCGACGCGCCGAAGTTCTGA